One part of the Rutidosis leptorrhynchoides isolate AG116_Rl617_1_P2 chromosome 1, CSIRO_AGI_Rlap_v1, whole genome shotgun sequence genome encodes these proteins:
- the LOC139874955 gene encoding very-long-chain aldehyde decarbonylase CER1-like has product MATTPGLLTDWPWTPLGSFKYVVLAPWVMKSIYDFVTLDSNKRDTTSILILPVLLTRLVNNQIWISLSRYQTAKGKNRILDKTIEFEQVDRERNWDDQIIFNGVLYYFGNYILEDAKHLPLWRLDGVIIVILLHVGLVEFLYYWLHRALHHHFLYNRYHSHHHSSIVTEPITSVVHPFAEHIAYFALFAIPILTTVLTGTASLVAIAGYVTFIDVMNNLGHCNFELIPKSLFSLFPPLKYIMYTPSYHSLHHTQFRTNYSLFMPFYDYIYGTMDKSTDTLYENSLRRKEESPNVVHLTHLTTPESIYHNRLGFASLAAKPHTSSKWYLWILWPVTVWSMLITLLYGKTFVVERNVFKNLKLQTWAIPKYKIQYRLEWLRKSINDLIEEAILEADAKGVKVISLGLLNQGEDLNKNGKLFIRRNPQLKVKVVDGSSLAVAVVLNSIPKGTTQVVFRGRFNKIASNLALALCQKGIQVAISQDNDYKMLKSKLKSTDNHDKLVRSRTYSQKTWLVGDGLTKEEQMKASKGTLIIPYSQFPPKKERKDCYYYTTPSMLAPKYLQNVDSCENWLPRKVMSAWRIAGMVHGLEGWNVNECGDEIFNIDKVWEASIQHGFTPLMKSLA; this is encoded by the exons ATGGCTACTACTCCTGGGCTTCTCACAGACTGGCCATGGacaccacttggaagcttcaag TACGTAGTACTGGCTCCGTGGGTGATGAAGAGTATCTATGATTTTGTGACACTGGACAGTAACAAGAGAGACACAACATCAATTCTCATATTACCCGTTCTTTTAACAAGACTGGTCAACAATCAAATTTGGATTTCGCTTTCTCGATACCAAACCGCAAAAGGCAAAAATAGGATCCTCGACAAGACCATCGAGTTTGAGCAAGTCGACCGCGAAAGAAACTG GGATGACCAAATAATATTTAATGGGGTATTGTATTATTTCGGAAATTACATTTTGGAAGATGCAAAGCACTTACCGTTATGGAGGTTAGACGGGGTTATTATAGTCATTTTACTACATGTTGGACTAGTAGAATTTCTGTATTATTGGCTTCATAGAGCTCTTCACCATCATTTCCTCTACAATCGTTACCATTCCCACCACCATTCCTCAATTGTCACGGAGCCAATCACTT CCGTGGTTCATCCATTTGCCGAGCACATTGCATATTTTGCACTATTTGCGATCCCCATATTGACCACAGTACTGACTGGTACCGCATCTCTGGTTGCGATCGCTGGGTATGTAACTTTCATCGACGTAATGAACAATTTGGGTCACTGCAATTTTGAGCTGATTCCGAAATCACTCTTCTCTTTATTCCCTCCACTTAAGTACATCATGTACACCCCATC GTACCATTCTTTACACCATACTCAATTTCGAACAAATTACTCACTTTTCATGCCATTCTACGACTACATATATGGCACTATGGACAAATCTACGGACACATTGTATGAGAATTCACTACGCCGAAAGGAAGAATCACCAAACGTTGTGCATTTAACGCATCTAACAACACCAGAGTCTATTTATCACAATAGGCTCGGGTTTGCATCCTTAGCAGCTAAACCACACACTTCATCCAAATGGTACTTGTGGATTCTATGGCCTGTAACGGTGTGGTCCATGCTGATTACTCTGCTTTATGGGAAAACGTTCGTAGTTGAACGAAATGTCTTCAAAAATCTCAAACTACAAACGTGGGCCATACCAAAATACAAGATACAA TATCGATTGGAGTGGCTAAGAAAAAGCATTAATGACCTAATAGAGGAGGCTATACTAGAAGCTGATGCAAAGGGAGTGAAGGTCATTAGTCTTGGTCTACTTAATCAG GGGGAGGACTTGAATAAAAATGGAAAGTTATTCATAAGAAGAAATCCACAACTAAAAGTGAAGGTGGTGGATGGAAGTAGTTTAGCAGTTGCAGTGGTTTTAAACAGCATTCCAAAAGGCACTACTCAAGTTGTTTTCAGGGGCAGATTCAATAAGATTGCTTCAAATCTTGCTCTAGCTCTATGTCAAAAGGGCATCCAG GTTGCAATCTCTCAAGATAATGATTACAAGATGTTGAAATCTAAGCTCAAATCTACAGATAACCACGATAAATTGGTCCGTTCGCGTACATACTCCCAAAAG ACATGGTTAGTTGGAGATGGACTAACAAAAGAGGAACAAATGAAGGCATCAAAGGGGACACTAATCATTCCTTATTCTCAATTTCCTCCGAAAAAAGAGCGCAAAGATTGTTATTACTACACCACACCATCAATGCTCGCTCCTAAATATCTACAAAACGTTGATTCATGTGAG AACTGGCTGCCAAGAAAGGTGATGAGTGCATGGAGAATTGCAGGGATGGTTCATGGGTTGGAAGGCTGGAATGTGAATGAGTGTGGAGATGAAATTTTCAACATAGATAAAGTTTGGGAAGCCAGTATCCAACACGGGTTCACTCCTCTCATGAAATCGCTGGCTTAA
- the LOC139874964 gene encoding uncharacterized protein isoform X2, which produces MAEIVCNKGRMWTTTGIIREGKIYSFLEDTLYLVEIGALHLLDEDDKLIPLEDIYKKVAERVGGTCWESFEVYKHLKSLGYIINRHGVCWNVKLSKLVAESVDGDSGSQKLTESGHVDDGSIMDITKLFSTLQIKKVRPVFDVYPPNSKFRKSNPGNPMFVLFISTGKPPTREEIEVLEGQCDSIPLKFCYVEHGRVSFFSFNKVDLPVLP; this is translated from the exons ATGGCTGAAATTGTTTGTAATAAGGGTCGAATGTGGACAACTACAGGAATAATACGTGAGGGGAAAATATACAGTTTTCTTGAAGATACACT GTATTTGGTTGAGATCGGGGCTTTGCATTTGTTAGACGAAGATGATAAGTTAATTCCTTTAGAAGATATTTATAAAAAGGTTGCGGAACGTGTAGGTGGAACATGTTGGGAGTCATTCGAAGTATACAAGCACCTTAAGTCTTTGGGTTACATAATTAACCGACATGGTGTTTGTTGGAATGTAAAACTTTCTAAATTAGTTGCTGAATCTGTTGATGGTGATTCAGGGAGCCAAAAGTTAACCGAAAGTGGACATGTGGATGACGGTTCTATTATGGATATCACTAAATTGTTTAGTACACTTCAGATTAAGAAAGTTAGACCGGTTTTCGACGTTTATCCTCCAAATAGCAAGTTTAGAAAGTCAAATCCAGGCAATCCGATGTTTGTTCTCTTCATTAGCAC TGGCAAACCACCAACAAGGGAAGAGATTGAAGTTCTTGAAGGACAGTGTGATAGCATTCCTTTGAAGTTTTGTTATGTCGAACATGGACGTGTaagttttttttcttttaataagGTCGACCTTCCTGTTCTTCCTTGA
- the LOC139874964 gene encoding uncharacterized protein isoform X1, whose translation MDVEDWAGSSDSELTSPNSENEDLFHDYNELPKLQFRKDISKARWKEDLGMAEIVCNKGRMWTTTGIIREGKIYSFLEDTLYLVEIGALHLLDEDDKLIPLEDIYKKVAERVGGTCWESFEVYKHLKSLGYIINRHGVCWNVKLSKLVAESVDGDSGSQKLTESGHVDDGSIMDITKLFSTLQIKKVRPVFDVYPPNSKFRKSNPGNPMFVLFISTGKPPTREEIEVLEGQCDSIPLKFCYVEHGRVSFFSFNKVDLPVLP comes from the exons ATGGACGTTGAAGACTGGGCAGGATCAAGTGATTCGGAGTTAACTTCGCCTAATAGTGAAAACGAGGACCTTTTCCATGACTATAATGAGTTACCCAAATTACAGTTTAG gaaAGATATTTCCAAAGCTCGTTGGAAGGAAGATTTGGGAATGGCTGAAATTGTTTGTAATAAGGGTCGAATGTGGACAACTACAGGAATAATACGTGAGGGGAAAATATACAGTTTTCTTGAAGATACACT GTATTTGGTTGAGATCGGGGCTTTGCATTTGTTAGACGAAGATGATAAGTTAATTCCTTTAGAAGATATTTATAAAAAGGTTGCGGAACGTGTAGGTGGAACATGTTGGGAGTCATTCGAAGTATACAAGCACCTTAAGTCTTTGGGTTACATAATTAACCGACATGGTGTTTGTTGGAATGTAAAACTTTCTAAATTAGTTGCTGAATCTGTTGATGGTGATTCAGGGAGCCAAAAGTTAACCGAAAGTGGACATGTGGATGACGGTTCTATTATGGATATCACTAAATTGTTTAGTACACTTCAGATTAAGAAAGTTAGACCGGTTTTCGACGTTTATCCTCCAAATAGCAAGTTTAGAAAGTCAAATCCAGGCAATCCGATGTTTGTTCTCTTCATTAGCAC TGGCAAACCACCAACAAGGGAAGAGATTGAAGTTCTTGAAGGACAGTGTGATAGCATTCCTTTGAAGTTTTGTTATGTCGAACATGGACGTGTaagttttttttcttttaataagGTCGACCTTCCTGTTCTTCCTTGA